The Oryza sativa Japonica Group chromosome 11, ASM3414082v1 DNA window cgcccaccgccaaCATCACGCAGCTCGCCCGGATGTTCGCCGCCAAGGGCCTCGACATGAAAGACCTCGTCGTGCTCTCCGGCGGCCACACGCTCGGCACGGCGCACTGCTCGGCGTTCACGGACAGGCTCTACAACTTCACCGGCGCCAACAACGCCGGCGATGTCGACCCCGCCTTGGACCGGAGTTATCTAGCGCGGCTCCGGTCGCGGTGCGCCAGCCTCGCCGGCGACAACACGACGCTGGCGGAGATGGACCCCGGGAGCTTCCTCACCTTCGACGCCGGCTACTACCGGCtggtggcgaggcggcgggggctCTTCCACTCCGACTCGTCGCTGCTAGACGACGCGTTCACCGCCGGCTACGTGCGGCGGCAGGCCACCGGCATGTACGCCGCCGAGTTCTTCAGGGATTTTGCCGAGTCGATGGTCAAgatgggcggcgtcggcgtgctcaccggcggcgaaggcgagatCAGGAAGAAGTGCTACGTCATCAACTAATAATTAATCTACGTATTATAGCTTAATTAAGCAATTAAGCTCGTAATTATGTGTCTTAATTTTTCCTGCTGATTATTGATTAAGTGTTCCCTAATTAATCATGCGTGTAACTGATGTATGTGTAGAGTGGTGGCGACATATCGATCTATACTAGTTTTACTTGGATTACTTTGTTTGTTAATTGTATTATTATGCAATGTAACTAAGAAATTAATCAAATAATGAATCAAGTATTGCACACGTATATACATTTCGTTTCATTCGAGAAGGATCATGGGAGGTCGGAGTTTGAACACCGAAACCCCTTGGGTCGGTGACGACCGCTTCAAAATTCTTGCATTCCAAATTCTCTGCCCTATATCCATACCGCTTCTATCAGCACAAGAATATGGGATAAAAAATGCTTTGGAAAGATGCAGGCGTTTGTTGCGGTGATGGACGATCAAGTCATCAAGACGAGATCGTGTTCTGCAGAATTCTGATGTACTCTGCACCTTAGCACCTCTCGGGCGCGGCCTCTCGATGCAGGGTGTGCAATGCTGTCTCCTGCGTGCCCGCGCCCGCGGTGGCGCTTTTTTGCtaccgacggcggcgctccggcgacgaGCTGCGTGGCGTGAGGCGGTGGGAGAGGGGATGGGGTTTGGAGAAGAAAACTCCGAACCCCTTTGGGATCAGTGCGGCCCAGACGATTCACACGGTGTGTCATCCTTGGGCCGAGGAAGGTGGTACAGTGGGGCTTGAGATCTGTCAGTAGAGCCGATACGGCCCAGCACTGCTTGGCTCGGGCTCTTACgtttggaataagtctattttttcacccttaactcaTGCCCTGGTTGAATCGCATCCCTCAACCCCCAAACTGGGTATAATCCGTCCCACAACTACCAAAACCGTAGCAAATCGACCCCCCAGGCGGTTTCATCCTACGTGGCACTTACATGGCAAGTTGACTTGGTCTATATGACTATATCCCACGTGGCATCGACGTGGCTCTTACGTGGcactaaaataaaacaaaacttAAATGGGACTCATATATCAGTGagtaaaacaataaaaataaatttcgggCCCACGTGTTAGCTGCCGTTTCTCCTCCCTCTTTACCCTTTATTTCTCAGGTGATGGTAGCAACCGGCGGTGGATTCGTGGATGGTGGCGATGGTGAGACGGAGCACGGGCGGAGGCCGCCGAGCTGCCGCTAGGTCAGCAAGAGCAGTCCGCTCGGAGGTAGCATGCGAGCGCGACGGCGTCGATCTCGGTGAAGGGGACGAGCTCCAGTGGGCACACACCCGCAGATGAGCTCTCTGTTGCAGGCGGCGCGCGAGCACGGTGGTGTCGATCTCGACGAAGGGGACGAGCTCCAGGGGCAACGGTGACGAAGGTAGGGACGGGGAGCGTGGCGATGGTGGGGCTTGAGGGCGGTGGGGCTCTTACCGTGGCCGGCGCCAGGGTTCGGGGTGGGAGCGAGCCGACGAGGCCCGCCACCCATCTGTGTCTCCGGTGGAAGCCGATGGCCTCTTCCAGGCTCCGGTGCTAGCGGCAAGgtcatcgccgccggcgtctgCCTACGCCTCCATTGCTGTTATGCGGTGGAAAGTCACAGGGACGGTCGAGGGAGGGGATGAGGTTGGTACGTGGCGCTGGAGCAAGGCGACAAGGCCCATCAGTGTCTCCTGGTGCAAACCGACGGCCTCCTCCAGGCTGTGCCTCCATTGCTGTTGTGGCGGAGAGATCGGGGGATGTCAGGATAGGGAGCGGAGAGGGGGGCATGGCGGCAAGGTCGTCGCCGCCTGCGTCTCCATCGCTGTTGCGTGGGGCGGGGCGTGGAGAGGGGATGTCGGGGGTGGGGCGGGGCGTGGAGAGGGGGGTGGTGGCGTGTGGCCCCCGTGCTCCATCTCACCGCCGGTTACTGCCATCCACCTGATAGAGATGAGacagagagatgagagagaggggggtagctgacacgtggggccacTTAGGTTTGTTTTCATTTTAGTGCCACGTAAGTGCCATGTCGATGCCATATGGGTTGAAGACCAAGTCAACcgtgccacgtaggacaaaaccgtcTGGGGAGTCGATTTGCTACGTTTTTTTAAGTTGGGGGATgagttatacccggttttacggttaAGGGATACCATTCAACCAGCGGCATGAGTTGAGGGAAGCAAAATAGACTTGTACCACTGATCCTGATATAGTTACGCGTGTGCCTTGCCATTGCATGTGGTGAGCCGATGATGAGGACGATACCAAGTCGATCAGGTTTTGCATCATCTCCGCCGCGTTGTCTACTCATCATGCGCACACGCTGTCACCAGTCACCACACCGACGTCCCCGGCCGGCCAGCACGTGACGGCGATGCTCCAGCGAGGCGAGCATGAGGCTGTGTATGGGGCGAGGTGATTCGGAGAAGAAAACTCTGAACCCCTTTGGAATCTTTACATAGGTCGTCGAGGGGGTTCGGAGAATAAAACTCCGAGCCCCCCATGCCCCCCACCTTGGCCCTTGGGGTCTCGTGGCAGTTGGATCGGGCTTGTGTGGTCCAGATGAGAATTAGGTTCAGACTCGGCCTGTCACGCCGATATGGCCCATGAGGACGATACCAAGTCGATCAGGTTTTGCATCATCTCCGCCGCGTTGTCTACTCATCATGCGCACACGCTGTCACCAGTCACCACACCGACGTCCCCGGCCGGCCAGCACGTGACGGCGATGCTCCAGCGAGGCGAGCATGAGGCTGTGTATGGGGCGAGGTGATTCGGAGAAGAAAACTCTGAACCCCTTTGGAATCTTTACATAGGTCGTCGAGGGGGTTCGGAGAATAAAACTCCGAGCCCCCCATGCCCCCCACCTTGGCCCTTGGGGTCTCGTGGCAGTTGGATCGGGCTTGTGTGGTCCAGATGAGAATTAGGTTCAGACTCGGCCTGTCACGCCGATATGGCCCATGACTGTTTGGTGGGCTAGATGGAGCTCCAGATGCACCCGAGCAATAGGGCTCTTATGGCCGCGGTAACTCCTCCTCCTGTTTCGGCCTACATATATGCTGGGATTGGCCATTTGGCCCTGTTCTATTCAGCGAGAAGGATTGGAGCGTGACACATCTAATCTGTCAAAATTCATTGCATCATTTTCcgggaaaaaaaattcattgCATCATTTTCGCAAAAATAAAAGATAGACAATGCatcctttccaaaaaaaaacccattgcATCCCACAACCTTTTTTCTGGTGAAAGTTACACGACAGTACGGATGGGATGATACATATGAGGTATCGCCTATATTTTCGAGTATCATCCGAACGGGATACTGTCCTGTAGCATTAAAGTTTAATGATATTAATCGTATAGGCATATAGTACATACTTTAGTAAAAAAAACTTGTTGTCATTTGCTACTATAGGAGCCTACAGTCATTAACAACACCAGACATGCGTCCGGCGAAAAAATTACACGGACATCCAAACACGCAACATTACAATCCCGAGATGCTACTACCCAAATGGATGCGTGATGTCGCGATTAATGCACATGCGTAATGTAAGAACCATCACATAATCCATGGATTTCCGGGCACCCGAAATACGCGAGAGAAAAATAAAGCCTCATCGATCGGTTCGAGGAATCATGCAGATGCAGGGTCATGGATCAAGCACAGGCTGCGTCCTCTGCCGGAGCTTAGATTCATGGCTTCCTCTGCTCTGCACATCACATTACGGCGCAGGAGGTTGGATCATCCTCAATGGAATATTGGTAGAGAGCGTAGCCTTGCCCGTTCGGGTAGCCCGCGACGCCGGCGTCGGAGTAGGAGCCCTGTAATGGCGGCCTAGCCGTAGCCGCGGTGGAAGCCTTCTCGCTTCTCATCGAATTGCTGCTGTTTACCCCGTTCTGCTGCACGCTCTTGTTGCCGTTCTTGCAGGTGTAGCTCACCCTAACCTTCGAACAATAGAGAGAAGAAGATCATAGGTAGGCTCAATCAACTCAAGCCTCAAGGAATGAAGTTAATAATGCGTACTACTCtcccgtcctaaaataaatgtAATTTTGCACTGTTTTTATCTAACATTTGACAttctttatttgaatttttttatgattattgtttttattgttattagatgataaaacataaatagtactttatgtgtgattaTTTTTTCGtgggtcaaacgttggacacgaataaTCACAGTTGTACTTATTCTGGGATGGAAGTAGTACTATCTGTCATCCAATGCACTACACGGGGTCACGGGCTATAATTGTTACTAATATTAAAATTGTAACTGCTATACATTGAACATGTTGATTTTTATGAATTATTATAGTGATTTTGGAGAAAAGTCACGTCTGTTACAGCTCGCTGATTATTAATTTTAGTCTTCAAAGCTGAACTAACAAAACACTAAACTCACTCTAGAGCTCTTTGGTTCTAAAGCTCCCACCTTTTAACTCTGAATTAGACCCCAACAATCCAAACATGTGGGCTAATTTGGGGCTAAAGTGAATTAGCCATTCTCAAAACATTAGCCTCTTCAAAAGgtgctaatggggctaattttcTGTGTGGACCACTTAAAAGTAGCCCTATCTCCCCCCTCtctttcctctttctctctcttcgccTTTTAGCCCTGAATTAGCTCATGGATCTAAACATGTCACTCTAGACTAATGTTTAGTCTACCAATTCAAGATTAAATATTACTCCGTAACTCTTAAAATTAGCTCTAGGCTAATCTTTCGGACAAGACCTAGGATAGGTTCAATTTCCAGCAAGTCATATTAATTGATCATAACAATATACAAacagcaaaaggaaaaaaaaagaaaaaactttgataataaagcagATCGAACAAGGGGCCATGGAAACTTACCCATAATTACTAAATATTTACTTctatctccgtcctaaaatatactccctcaatCCCAAAATAAGCGTAGCcatgagttttcgtgtccaactttaatcgtccgtcttatttaattttttttaacaaaacaaaaaaaaagtctcgcataaagtactactccctctatcccataatataaggcgcggTTAAACTTGtcacggtctccaaaactaatctttagcttataatttctcatatattataaggtttgtagcaacaaaattataaccatatgaaagtaaatttaaatgtcaataTAATGCTATAATTTTTaccaaataatatttatttcatACTATACTAAGTgttggtcaaatattttaaatgttgatTCTTGAAATGCGTGCAcgctttatattatgggatggagagagtattcatgttttataataaTGGTGGAGAGACCCGGGAGGCGACAGTCGCCGAGGCCCGCTCCTCCTACGCGCGCGCAgcctcgccgcggccggcgacgctGCCCCCGGTGgcattgccggcggcggcgctcgcctccCCCCCCAGCACCACGACCTCCCCACACCATTAActtcctctccttttcttttccagatCCAAAACTCTCTTCATGCTAGCTTGTCTCCCGCCCTGTTCCTCCTGCCTCCGGCGACGGCAGCCGGCTGTGGTGGTGGGTGGCCGTCAGATCCGCCTCCTACCTCGCCCCAGCAGCCTCCGGCGACGGCAGCCGGCCGTGGTGGTGGGTGGCCATCAGATCTGCCTCCTACCACGCCCCTGCAGCCTCCGGCGACGGCAGCCGGCCGTGGTGGTGGGCAGCCGTCAGTTCCGCCTCCTACCATGTCCCCCTGCCTCCGGCAAGGTCGTGTGGTGGGGACGGCTTGCTGCCTGCAATGTCGTCGGTGGGCTGCGACGTCGCCTGTTGCCGGTGCCCAGATCCACCTTCCCCTTGGCAGCATGGCCGGAATTGGTCAGCTCAGTGGCGACCGACAACGCTGCTGACTTTGCCGATGTCTGctccattttcttttcttcttgtcTACCCGGCGGTTGGAAGCATTTTGAGCTTTGCCACGATCAGCTCAGCCCAAACCTGCATGTCTAGGAGTTTGCTGGTGCCTCGGCCGCTCTGAATCTCCTCAATTCTAGCATGCTTCTCCTTGGCTCGCTTGGGTTTGCCTATTGGTTGGAACATGTGCTTCTCCGGCGGTCGTGATGCTCCCGATCTTTGTTCTCTTCTGTTGATGTTTCATCCATCTGTAGATCCCCATCTCTTTCATTTCTCTTTTGTTCAGTCCCCTGATTGCCCTTCACCCTCTCTGCTTGGGTGTCCCTGACTGCAATGTTTAGCGGTCCTTCCTCCTATGGGGCTTTCTTCCCCCGAAGGGCGTTGAACTGGCTAGCAATTTGATAAAGCTCGATTGAAGACGGCTTGATGCGGGTGGCCTATGGCCTCAACTTTCAGTGGCCTTCCCTCTTTTGGGGCTTCCTTCCCCCAATAGACGTCGGGGGGCATTGATTCAAGTAGCAACATGACTAAGTCGTACTTCTGACGGCTTGATGCGGGTGGTCTTCGATAACCACAGTCTTTCGACTGCCAGAGAACCAAGCCGGTATGCGCGTGGCACTGAGGCCCTCCGGCACCTTCGATTCTTGGTGTTTCAAGTCTGCATGCGAAGTGGATGATGTTCAATTAGGGTTCTAGCATTAGTTTGATTTGGAATTTGGTCGGGTGTTTTTGCAGGTGGCAAACGTCAAAGCTTCTCAGTGCGTGGTAGGGAGGTTGTGATGCGTCTGTATTCTCTTCTCTGTATACCCCCGTGTATTCTTTCTTATTATCCTCCAGGGCTCCTGTATTTACGCAGGTGAAACCTGCCCTGTGTAAGATCGTTGGAAGTAATATATTCAGGTGGGCATTTCGCCCCCTGGTGACcagtctaaaaaaatataatctaataataataaaaacattaatcatgaaacatttaaaataagacggacaatcgaaattggacacggaaactcatggcaacgcttattttgggacggaggtagtaataatttttggctatatatatatagagagagagagtgagtgacGAAGATAGTATAGATATCTTACTGAATTGTTTGCCTGGTGATGACTGTGAGCAAGGAGAGGGTCGATCTTCTCTTTGTGGATGGATTTGGCAGAGCTGATCTCTCTCACCGAATTTATCGAGGACCTGTTAGAGTTGATCTCTGTCTGGGATCTTACTATCGAAGAGTGAGCAGAGTTGATCTTTGTCCGCGATCTTACTATGGAAGAGTGAGCAGAGTTGATCTCTGTCCGGGATCTTACTATCGAAGAGTGAGCAGAGTTGATCTTTGTCCGCGATCTTACTATCGAAGAGTTGGCAGAGTTGATCTCTGTCCACGATCTTCCCGAGGACGACTTGGCAGAGCTGCTCTCTCCTAGCGATCTTACCGAATAATTTGAGCTGCCGGTGTTGATCTCACTCTGCTTCCACCACGCTGAATTGTTTGCCAGCTGGTGATGACTGAGAGCCGGGTTCATCACTCTCAGTGATCTTACTGAACTGTTTAAGCGGCGGCCATGATCGGAAGCGGTGTGGTTGCCGAACATGATGCCGGCGGTGTTCTGCTTCATTCGTGCTGAATTGTTTGGGCGGCTATAACCAGGAGCGGCGTGCTGATGACTGGTCATCTTATCCTCGCGGACGCCGGCGTTCTAACAATAAGAACATGGATGATCGATGATCAATTAATTGGTCAACTCAATCAGCACAACGAAGAAAACAACTCCAGTTTGATTATCTATATTTATACTATATAGTACCGAATTGCTTGCACGGTGGTGATTGCGATCCACGACCACAAGGTGCAGCTCATCGATCTTCTTCGCCGTGCCTGCGCCttgggcggcgaggaggtccaTGAGGCAGTTGCTGATCTTGTTATTGACGCTGTCCAGCTTGGCGTCCACCGCGCGGCTGCCCACGAGCCTGTACATCTGGCCGTCTCCGCAGCAGGACTCGACGAGCTTGTGCGCCTCGTCGAGGGCCTCGTTGAGGCTGCCCAGCAtgtcccacgtcgccgccgccgccgcctcgccggtagCCGCGGGCTTGTAGTTGTAGTTGCTCAGGATGCCGGCGACTCGCCGCGCGCGGTCGGAGAGCTCCAGGCACTTGGTCTGGTTCTGGCGAGCCTTCTTCGCCACCGTGGCGATCTTCATCGCCAGCTTTATCATCGCGCTCACGAAGCTGAACAACGACGCCGGCTCCATGGATCTCGAAACTCGAATTGAGACCACTCGCTTAATGGATCAGGATAGAAATTAAAGGAGCAAGGAGCTCTCGATTGAATAAAAGTGTGAACTGTAAAGTAAAATCGCCAACCAGCTCCGACTGTGATGTGGTGGACTGGACTTAAGCACTGCTGGTATACGCGAAGCTTCGCGCGTATGCCGCCCGCGCAAACGCGTTTGCCCCGCCAGCGACGTGCATATGTTTGCTGTTTCTACCCTAATTTCCAACTGATAATCTACTACTAcaccatccgtttcatattatacgTTGCTTTGGCTTTTTTCTTACTAAAATCTTCTAAAGTTTGATAaagtttaaatatatatattgcaacATTTGCAACAtaatacaaatatattatcaaaatatatttaataaaaactaatttaatattgtaaatattgctatttttttaataaacttagttaaatccAAATAAGTTTGACTagcaaaaagtcaaaacaacttataatatgaaatagactGAGtactttgtttcatattatacttAAGCTCAacaaggaggaaaaaaaatcatgcacaGTATATTTGAAGGACCAAAATGTTTTGAAACAGTGGATTCTATCTacccagggtttcccaaaccgccgaGGCCGGGGTTACTGCGCCCCAGccgtaagcacggttaccgcgcggtaaccgcggcaACCGTGAAAACCCGCACGAAACCGTGCAAAAATTCaagttatttttcaaatttatttgaatttaaggaggttacagCGGTTTTTCTATTACCGTACTCCGCGGTAAGGCCGGTAACCGCGGTACCGATGGTAATGTAAACCATTCTACCCTAGCTGCAATTTGAGCAACAAAACCCCTTCAACCGGCGCATCTATCGATTACTCTGCCTGCTCCCTAGTCCTCCACCGTACAGAATAAGTCTACTCTTAGTCCCTCATATCTTTGAGCTGTCTTGTATGGTTAGAATAAATCTATTTTGTGCCCCTCATCTCTTTGGGCCGTGCCTCATATGGCTAGATTAAATCTATTTGAGCTCCTTGTTGTTAGACCGGATCGTGCCGGGCCAGCATATCGTGCCAAGAAAGAGACCCAAGCACAAACCAACCGTCGGGCTGGACATCAAGCTCTCGAATGGCCGCGACCCGACGGCAATGGCGATGGTGATGGAGTCTGGAGCCATGTACGAGGAAAGAAAGCTGGTGAGGGGAACAGTAAGGGACGGCCATGAATGACGCGGCCATCGGCACACCGGCGAGCAACTACTTCAGTGACGAGGCCGAAGAAGGACACGATCATATCCTGTCGAGTTGTTCAGGGAGATGGATGGTCGAGATGTTCCTCTGGGCTGCACTTTTCtaataactaaacaatattattggtcaattaattaatttatgatTATTGGTATTGTATTCAGTCGTGGATTCCTATGTTAGGGATTACCATTTTTCAAGATTCTTATTAATTATGTTAACACCAAATCTtgttttatcctttttttttttcctttccataTGCTCCCAGCGTTATTAGTCGGAATGGAAATAAGAGAGAGCAAAAAGCTTCCCGGAAAATTTCCTATCCCCGCACCTCGctcaaaaccctaaaccctaatctcgccggctcgccgcgcAGGCCCCTCCCCAGCGAGATGGCAGAATCTCCGGTCGCCACCGTCACCGATGACCGGAGCGGGGATAGGAGAAAagcagcggcggccggggaggagcaCACCAgcgacgacctcctcctcctcctccgccgccgcctcctcgacgAGCTGAGGAGGCTGAGGGAGGCGGAGAAGGCGGAGCGGGAGCGCGACGCCCGGTCGGCGAGGCTGATCCTCCTGTCGCTGCTGCTCGCGGTGGCGACGC harbors:
- the LOC4351067 gene encoding peroxidase 1-like; the protein is MASSPTMLVVMCSSLAMAVILSSSSPAMAQLDVGFYSKTCPKVEEIVREEMIRILAVAPTLAGPLLRLHFHDCFVRGCDGSVLIDSTASNTAEKDAPPNQTLRGFGSVQRIKARLDAACPGTVSCADVLALMARDAVALSGGPRWAVPLGRRDGRVSAANDTTTQLPPPTANITQLARMFAAKGLDMKDLVVLSGGHTLGTAHCSAFTDRLYNFTGANNAGDVDPALDRSYLARLRSRCASLAGDNTTLAEMDPGSFLTFDAGYYRLVARRRGLFHSDSSLLDDAFTAGYVRRQATGMYAAEFFRDFAESMVKMGGVGVLTGGEGEIRKKCYVIN
- the LOC4351068 gene encoding probable GPI-anchored adhesin-like protein PGA55 isoform X1; this encodes MEPASLFSFVSAMIKLAMKIATVAKKARQNQTKCLELSDRARRVAGILSNYNYKPAATGEAAAAATWDMLGSLNEALDEAHKLVESCCGDGQMYRLVGSRAVDAKLDSVNNKISNCLMDLLAAQGAGTAKKIDELHLVVVDRNHHRASNSNAGVREDKMTSHQHAAPGYSRPNNSARMKQNTAGIMFGNHTASDHGRRLNSSVRSLRVMNPALSHHQLANNSAWWKQSEINTGSSNYSVRSLGESSSAKSSSGRSWTEINSANSSIVRSRTKINSAHSSIVRSRTEINSAHSSIVRSRTKINSAHSSIVRSQTEINSNRSSINSVREISSAKSIHKEKIDPLLAHSHHQANNSVRVSYTCKNGNKSVQQNGVNSSNSMRSEKASTAATARPPLQGSYSDAGVAGYPNGQGYALYQYSIEDDPTSCAVM
- the LOC4351068 gene encoding uncharacterized protein isoform X2 encodes the protein MEPASLFSFVSAMIKLAMKIATVAKKARQNQTKCLELSDRARRVAGILSNYNYKPAATGEAAAAATWDMLGSLNEALDEAHKLVESCCGDGQMYRLVGSRAVDAKLDSVNNKISNCLMDLLAAQGAGTAKKIDELHLVVVDRNHHRASNSNAGVREDKMTSHQHAAPGYSRPNNSARMKQNTAGIMFGNHTASDHGRRLNSSVRSLRVMNPALSHHQLANNSAWWKQSEINTGSSNYSVRSLGESSSAKSSSGRSWTEINSANSSIVRSRTKINSAHSSIVRSRTEINSAHSSIVRSRTKINSAHSSIVRSQTEINSNRSSINSVREISSAKSIHKEKIDPLLAHSHHQANNSEPWRIIRKNTRGYTEKRIQTHHNLPTTH
- the LOC4351068 gene encoding probable GPI-anchored adhesin-like protein PGA55 isoform X3, which gives rise to MEPASLFSFVSAMIKLAMKIATVAKKARQNQTKCLELSDRARRVAGILSNYNYKPAATGEAAAAATWDMLGSLNEALDEAHKLVESCCGDGQMYRLVGSRAVDAKLDSVNNKISNCLMDLLAAQGAGTAKKIDELHLVVVDRNHHRASNSNAGVREDKMTSHQHAAPGYSRPNNSARMKQNTAGIMFGNHTASDHGRRLNSSVRSLRVMNPALSHHQLANNSAWWKQSEINTGSSNYSVRSLGESSSAKSSSGRSWTEINSANSSIVRSRTKINSAHSSIVRSRTEINSAHSSIVRSRTKINSAHSSIVRSQTEINSNRSSINSVREISSAKSIHKEKIDPLLAHSHHQANNSVSPA